A stretch of the Rhizobium sullae genome encodes the following:
- a CDS encoding SDR family NAD(P)-dependent oxidoreductase, whose protein sequence is MTDLAQSLASIKIPDLNGKAVLITGASTGIGAALARAFAAQGMKVGVHYNASREPAELLADEIKATGATVHLVQGDVSREGETERVVEETAKTFGHLDGLINNAGGMLGRRPTAEYTDEHYAKVMDLNARSVLAATRAAHPWLKKQGGFIINTTSIAARNGGGNGAILYAASKGFVSTITRGHAKEFVADRIRVNAVAPGVIATPFHERYTNDEQMEMQRRTIPMGFVGTPEDCVGAYLFLASPTLSGYITGQIIEVNGGQLMP, encoded by the coding sequence ATGACGGATCTTGCTCAATCACTCGCGTCCATCAAAATACCTGACCTGAACGGCAAGGCGGTGCTGATTACGGGCGCATCGACCGGCATCGGTGCGGCTCTCGCGCGTGCATTCGCAGCGCAGGGCATGAAAGTTGGCGTCCACTATAATGCGAGCCGCGAGCCGGCAGAATTGCTCGCCGATGAGATCAAGGCGACCGGTGCCACCGTGCATCTGGTGCAGGGCGATGTCTCACGGGAAGGCGAGACTGAACGCGTTGTCGAGGAAACCGCTAAGACCTTCGGCCATCTCGACGGCCTGATCAACAATGCCGGCGGCATGCTTGGCCGCAGGCCGACCGCTGAATATACTGACGAGCATTATGCCAAGGTTATGGACCTGAACGCCCGCTCAGTCCTCGCTGCAACGCGTGCCGCGCATCCGTGGCTGAAGAAGCAGGGCGGCTTCATCATCAATACGACCTCGATCGCCGCGCGAAACGGCGGCGGCAACGGTGCGATCCTTTATGCCGCCTCCAAGGGCTTCGTCTCGACGATCACGCGGGGCCATGCCAAGGAGTTCGTGGCCGACCGTATCCGCGTCAATGCCGTGGCGCCGGGCGTCATCGCGACGCCGTTTCACGAGCGCTATACCAATGACGAACAGATGGAGATGCAGCGCAGGACCATTCCGATGGGTTTCGTCGGCACACCGGAAGACTGCGTCGGGGCCTATCTGTTCCTCGCTTCGCCGACGCTTTCAGGCTACATCACCGGCCAGATCATCGAGGTGAACGGCGGCCAGTTGATGCCGTAG